The Candidatus Hydrogenedentota bacterium genomic sequence CGTTTCCGCGGCGGCATGGATCGAGACCGCGCGGCGTAGCCTGCGATGGGCTCTGGACAGCGGCCGCCGCGGCCCCTGCCAACTCACGACGGCGCTCGACCTCTACGAACTGACCGGCGAGGCGCAGTACGCCGACCTCGCAAAGGCGCTGGTCAGCGAAATGGGCCTGGGGCCGCTCGCGAGCGGCGATATCCACGGCGCGGCCGTCTCGATGACATTTCTCGAAGCGCTGCGCCGTTTCGACCGGCTCTTCGGTGAAGACCACGGCGACGCGTTGCGCGATGCGCTTGTTGCGCGCGCGGACGGGCTCCTCTCCCTCGCGGACAACCCGTTCGGCGTGTGCACGTTCGGCCCGCCGGAAAAGCCCAACTTTTTCGGCACGCCGCAGGACACCGGTGGCTGGCACGTCGGCACGAACAGCTATCTGCTCGGCGCGGCCGCGGCGGCGGCGCTCGCGTACCAATACACGCACGACGAGAATTACCGGCGATTCGCGTATGACCAGATCAACTGGGTGCTCGGTATGAATCCGTTCAACACGAGCCTGATGGAAGGTTCGGGAGACGCCTTTCCGCCCACGTACCACCACCGCTACACATTCTCCGGGGTGAAGCGCGACGCGGTGCCCGGCAGCGTCATCAACGGCATCACATGGCGCGCGCCCGGCGACGACCGGCCGTCGCTCGACCTCACCGGCGTCGATATCCCCGCCTTCGAATCCAACGAGTGCTGGCTGCCGCACAACGTGAATTACCTGGACGCGCTCGCGTGCTTGCGCGCCATAAAATAAGCGGCGGCGAGGTTTCCCTCGCCACCGCGCTGCAATCTCTGTTCGGCCGTCCAGCCGAACGCGCCGCTACTACTGTTGACCGAGGATCGCGCTGCCCGACGTCGCGTCGCCGCCGACTTCAAACCGGATTACGCCCGAGGCATCGGTATAGAAGCCGCGGCCGCCCGTTACGCCATAGGACGTCGCATTGGCGTTGGCCGTGAAGTTGTCCACGTCACCGGCAAGCACGTAGGTGTAACCGCTCTTCGGCAGCGACCAGTCGCCATCGAGATAGGGCGGCGTGGCCGTCGTCATCTGATCAAACGTAACGGCGTACTGGAAGTTCGCCGACTGGAACGCCGTTTCCGCGCCCACAATCGTGCGCAGGTTGCCGATGGCCGCCGATTCATTCGACTGCATGCGCGAGCGCAGCAGGTTCGGGATCGCGATGGCCGCGATAATCGCGATGATGGCCACGACAATCATCA encodes the following:
- a CDS encoding prepilin-type N-terminal cleavage/methylation domain-containing protein yields the protein MKKNLGFTLIELMIVVAIIAIIAAIAIPNLLRSRMQSNESAAIGNLRTIVGAETAFQSANFQYAVTFDQMTTATPPYLDGDWSLPKSGYTYVLAGDVDNFTANANATSYGVTGGRGFYTDASGVIRFEVGGDATSGSAILGQQ